A genomic window from Prunus persica cultivar Lovell chromosome G2, Prunus_persica_NCBIv2, whole genome shotgun sequence includes:
- the LOC18785834 gene encoding gibberellin 3-beta-dioxygenase 1, which produces MAPTATAPDAHNSKTFDVILGKVPDDFKSLHEIPEEYAWTNLNEHPSLDSDSVPIIDLNDPNASQLISHACTTWGVFQLINHGVPNNVVEDMESVAQSLFSLPAEQKLKAARGPGGISGYGPQLISAFWDKKLWSECFTILGSPLEHYAKLWPQGYTKICSITEEYDKELGRLCSRLMWIMLASLGISKEDVKWSGPKGDNQEAHVLQLNSYPACPDPDRAMGLVAHTDSTLVTIVHQSKICGLQVFQEGTGWFTVPPVPGAMVVNVGDLMHILSNGSYVSVLHRVLVNQTQPRLSVVYTYGPPDNVPISPIPKLLSASHPALYPPVTNWSEYIDTKTKLKGKALASLRLYEPRTN; this is translated from the exons ATGGCTCCAACTGCAACAGCCCCTGATGCTCACAACTCCAAAACTTTCGATGTTATTCTGGGCAAGGTACCAGATGACTTCAAGTCATTGCATGAGATACCAGAAGAGTATGCATGGACAAACCTCAATGAACATCCATCTTTAGACTCAGATTCTGTGCCCATCATTGATCTAAATGACCCAAATGCCTCCCAACTCATAAGCCATGCATGCACGACTTGGGGTGTGTTCCAACTCATAAATCATGGCGTCCCCAACAATGTGGTTGAAGACATGGAATCTGTTGCTCAAAGCCTCTTCTCTCTACCAGCCGAACAAAAGCTCAAAGCAGCCCGAGGACCCGGTGGCATTTCTGGTTACGGCCCCCAGCTCATATCTGCCTTTTGGGATAAGAAACTTTGGTCTGAGTGCTTCACTATTCTTGGTTCACCACTTGAACATTATGCCAAACTTTGGCCCCAAGGGTACACCAAAATCTG ttcTATTACCGAAGAATATGATAAAGAATTGGGAAGGCTTTGCTCTAGGCTGATGTGGATAATGCTTGCCTCATTAGGTATATCCAAGGAAGATGTCAAATGGTCTGGCCCCAAAGGTGATAACCAAGAGGCACATGTCCTCCAGTTGAATTCTTACCCTGCTTGTCCTGATCCGGATCGGGCCATGGGTCTTGTTGCCCATACTGATTCAACCCTTGTCACCATTGTCCACCAAAGTAAGATCTGTGGCTTGCAAGTTTTCCAAGAGGGCACCGGTTGGTTTACGGTTCCACCGGTTCCCGGCGCTATGGTAGTCAACGTCGGTGACCTCATGCACATATTATCTAACGGGTCGTATGTGAGTGTCCTCCATCGGGTACTGGTGAACCAAACTCAGCCCCGTCTATCAGTTGTTTATACTTATGGACCACCAGACAATGTCCCAATCTCACCAATACCAAAACTACTAAGCGCAAGCCACCCTGCCCTCTACCCACCCGTCACCAATTGGAGTGAGTACATTGACACCAAGACAAAGCTCAAGGGCAAGGCACTTGCATCACTCCGGCTTTATGAGCCTCGTACAAATTGA
- the LOC18787575 gene encoding phospholipid-transporting ATPase 1 isoform X2: protein MPRSASEASGTNSVREVSFGDVGSKPVRYGSRGADSEAFSMSQKEMNEEDVRNIYIDDLGKTHERFEFSGNSIRTAKYSIITFLPRNLFEQFHRVAYIYFLVIAVLNQLPQLAVFGRGVSILPLAFVLLVTAVKDAYEDYRRHRSDRIENNRLASVLVNNQFQLKKWKDIRVGEIIKIEAGEAIPCDMVLLSTSDPTGVAYVQTINLDGESNLKTRYAKQETLSRLPEKEKITGLIKCENPNRNIYGFHGFMEIDGKRLSLGPSNIVLRGCELKNTRWVLGVAVYAGRETKVMLNSSGAPSKRSRLETRMNLEIIILSGFLVALCTVVSLCAAVWLRRHNDKLDDILFYRKKDYSEGKVDNYKYYGWGLEIVFTFLMSVIVFQVMIPISLYISMELVRVGQAYFMIRDTQMYDEASNARFQCRALNINEDLGQIKYVFSDKTGTLTENKMEFQCASIWGVDYNDATANSGKDQVGYSVQVDGKILRPKMKVKADPQLLQLLRSGVDTNEGKHVHEFFLALAACNTIVPLVMDTLDPNVKLVDYQGESPDEQALVYAAAAYGFMLIERTSGHIVIDIQGERQRFNVLGLHEFDSDRKRMSVILGCPDKTFKVFVKGADTTMFSVIDRRLNLDIIRATEAHIHAYSSLGLRTLVVGMRELSASEFKQWHSSFEAASTALIGRAALLRKVAGNIENNLIILGASGIEDKLQQGVPEAIESLRTAGIQVWVLTGDKQETAISIGYSSKLLTRKMTQIIINSSSKDSCRRSLEDAVLMSKKLTMFSGDTHTARGSSGDGVTPVALIIDGTSLVYILDSELEEKLFDLASNCSVVLCCRVAPLQKAGIIALVKNRTADMTLAIGDGANDVSMIQMADVGVGISGQEGRQAVMASDFAMGQFRFLVPLLLVHGHWNYQRMGYMILYNFYRNAVFVLILFWYVLFTSFTLTTAITEWSSMLFSIIYTAVPTIVVGILDKDLSRRTLLTYPQLYGAGQRQECYNSKLFWLTMVDTLWQSLAVFFIPLFAYWGSTIDTSSIGDLWTLSVVILVNLHLAMDVIRWTWITHAAIWGSIIATWICVIVIDALPSLVGYWAVFEVAKTASFWLCLLAITIAAIAPRFVVKFLYQYYRPCDVQIAREAERFGNQSALSPVQIEMNAILDPPRR, encoded by the exons ATGCCGAGGTCTGCAAGCGA GGCTTCTGGCACGAATTCTGTCCGGGAAGTGAGTTTTGGTGATGTCGGATCAAAGCCTGTACGGTATGGGTCGAGAGGAGCTGATTCTGAAGCGTTCAGCATGTCCCAAAAGGAGATGAATGAAGAGGATGTAAGGAACATTTATATAGATGATCTTGGTAAGACACACGAGAGGTTTGAGTTTTCTGGGAATTCAATAAGGACGGCAAAGTACTCAATTATCACTTTTTTGCCTAGAAATTTGTTTGAACAGTTTCATAGGGTAGcatacatatattttcttgtgATTGCTGTGCTCAATCAGCTCCCCCAGCTGGCGGTTTTTGGCCGGGGAGTTTCCATTTTGCCACTGGCATTTGTCTTGCTCGTTACTGCAGTTAAGGATGCTTATGAGGACTATAGGCGGCATAGGTCTGACCGAATTGAGAACAATCGGTTGGCATCAGTTTTGGTTAATAATCAGtttcaattaaaaaagtgGAAGGATATCCGAGTTGGTgaaatcatcaaaattgaaGCAGGTGAAGCTATTCCTTGTGATATGGTACTGCTCTCGACGAGTGACCCAACTGGGGTTGCTTATGTGCAGACTATCAATTTAGATGGGGAATCAAATTTGAAGACCCGGTatgcaaaacaagaaaccctCTCCAGGTTGCCTGAAAAGGAGAAGATTACCGGGTTGATTAAGTGTGAAAACCCCAATAGAAATATATACGGTTTTCACGGATTCATGGAAATTGATGGCAAGAGACTGTCATTAGGACCCTCAAACATTGTACTTCGAGGCTGTGAGCTCAAGAATACTCGTTGGGTCCTCGGGGTTGCTGTTTATGCTGGTCGTGAGACCAAAGTTATGCTGAATAGCTCCGGAGCCCCATCCAAGAGGAGTCGTCTCGAGACCCGTATGAACTTAGAGATCATCATACTCTCGGGGTTTCTTGTTGCTTTATGTACAGTTGTGTCTCTGTGTGCTGCTGTATGGTTGAGACGCCACAATGATAAGTTGGATGACATACTCTTCTACAGGAAGAAGGACTACTCTGAGGGGAAAGTGGACAATTATAAGTACTATGGATGGGGTTTAGAGATTGTTTTCACATTCCTCATGTCCGTCATTGTATTCCAGGTCATGATCCCCATCTCTTTGTACATTTCTATGGAGCTTGTCCGGGTGGGTCAAGCATACTTCATGATCCGTGATACTCAAATGTATGATGAGGCCTCTAATGCAAGATTTCAGTGCAGAGCTTTGAATATCAATGAAGATTTAGGACAAATTAAGTATGTattctcagacaaaactggtACGCTTACCGAGAATAAAATGGAATTTCAATGTGCAAGCATTTGGGGAGTAGATTATAATGATGCGACAGCCAATTCGGGAAAGGACCAAGTGGGGTACTCTGTTCAAG TGGATGGGAAGATTTTGAGGCCAAAGATGAAGGTGAAGGCTGACCCACAGCTTCTACAATTACTAAGAAGTGGAGTGGACACAAATGAAGGCAAACATGTGCATGAGTTCTTCCTTGCATTGGCAGCTTGTAATACTATTGTGCCTCTTGTTATGGATACGTTGGATCCAAATGTGAAATTAGTAGATTACCAAGGGGAGTCTCCAGATGAACAAGCATTGGTTTATGCTGCTGCTGCCTACGGTTTTATGCTTATTGAACGAACCTCTGGTCATATAGTTATTGATATCCAAGGAGAAAGGCAAAG GTTCAATGTTTTGGGTTTGCATGAATTTGATAGTGACCGGAAGAGAATGTCGGTTATATTGGGTTGCCCTGATAAGACCTTCAAAGTCTTTGTAAAAGGTGCTGACACTACCATGTTCAGTGTCATAGACAGAAGATTAAACTTGGACATAATACGAGCAACAGAAGCCCATATTCATGCTTACTCCTCTCTGGGTTTGAGAACGCTTGTTGTTGGGATGAGAGAACTGAGTGCTTCAGAATTCAAGCAGTGGCATTCGTCTTTTGAGGCAGCAAGTACTGCTTTAATTGGCCGGGCTGCTCTACTTCGCAAGGTTGCTGGCAACATAGAGAACAATCTCATCATACTAGGTGCCTCTGGTATTGAGGATAAACTACAACAGGGGGTGCCTGAAGCCATAGAGTCTCTAAGAACAGCAGGGATTCAGGTCTGGGTTTTGACAGGGGATAAGCAAGAAACAGCCATATCCATTGGCTACTCGTCAAAGCTTCTAACAAGAAAGATGACTCAGATTATAATTAACAGCAGCTCTAAGGATTCATGTCGAAGGAGTTTAGAGGATGCTGTACTCATGTCTAAGAAGCTTACGATGTTTTCTGGGGATACACACACTGCCAGAGGAAGTTCTGGAGATGGTGTGACTCCAGTAGCTTTAATTATTGATGGTACCAGCCTTGTTTATATTCTTGATAGCGAACTTGAGGAAAAG CTCTTTGACTTAGCCAGTAACTGTTCTGTGGTGCTTTGTTGCCGAGTGGCTCCATTGCAAAAAGCTGGAATTATTGCCCTTGTGAAGAACAGGACTGCTGATATGACACTTGCAATCGGGGATG GTGCTAATGATGTTTCCATGATCCAAATGGCTGATGTGGGAGTTGGCATCAGTGGCCAAGAAGGTCGACAGGCTGTAATGGCATCAGATTTTGCAATGGGGCAGTTCAGATTCTTAGTTCCCCTTTTATTGGTACATGGGCATTGGAATTACCAGCGAATGGGCTATATGATATTATACAATTTTTACAGGAATGCAGTGTTTgtgcttattttattttg GTATGTGCTCTTTACTTCTTTTACGTTGACAACTGCGATCACTGAATGGAGCAGCATGTTGTTTTCTATAATCTACACTGCAGTACCCACAATTGTTGTTGGGATTCTTGACAAGGACCTAAGTAGAAGGACCCTTCTGACATATCCTCAGCTATATGGAGCTGGTCAGAGACAAGAATGCTACAACTCGAAACTATTTTGGCTAACAATGGTTGACACATTGTGGCAAAGTCTGGCCGTCTTCTTTATCCCTCTCTTTGCATATTGGGGCAGCACCATTGATACATCAAGTATTGGAGATCTTTGGACACTTTCAGTGGTAATTTTGGTTAATTTGCACTTGGCTATGGATGTCATCCGGTGGACGTGGATTACACATGCAGCCATTTGGGGATCTATAATTGCGACTTGGATTTGTGTCATTGTCATTGATGCTTTACCTTCACTCGTTGGCTACTG GGCCGTTTTTGAAGTCGCAAAGACTGCAtcattttggttatgtttgCTTGCAATCACCATAGCAGCAATCGCTCCTCGCTTTGTTGTAAAGTTTCTGTATCAATACTATAGACCTTGTGATGTCCAGATTGCAAGAGAAGCTGAGAGGTTTGGCAATCAGAGTGCGTTAAGCCCTGTACAAATAGAAATGAATGCTATCTTGGACCCCCCAAGGAGATGA
- the LOC18787575 gene encoding phospholipid-transporting ATPase 1 isoform X1: MTSKRPLLIPSPRTPNTQELPTLPVFSDFVNPTSGHSGSFSGMDSKNPAENSLNIEPAFNSSSQRSISSIHSRASGTNSVREVSFGDVGSKPVRYGSRGADSEAFSMSQKEMNEEDVRNIYIDDLGKTHERFEFSGNSIRTAKYSIITFLPRNLFEQFHRVAYIYFLVIAVLNQLPQLAVFGRGVSILPLAFVLLVTAVKDAYEDYRRHRSDRIENNRLASVLVNNQFQLKKWKDIRVGEIIKIEAGEAIPCDMVLLSTSDPTGVAYVQTINLDGESNLKTRYAKQETLSRLPEKEKITGLIKCENPNRNIYGFHGFMEIDGKRLSLGPSNIVLRGCELKNTRWVLGVAVYAGRETKVMLNSSGAPSKRSRLETRMNLEIIILSGFLVALCTVVSLCAAVWLRRHNDKLDDILFYRKKDYSEGKVDNYKYYGWGLEIVFTFLMSVIVFQVMIPISLYISMELVRVGQAYFMIRDTQMYDEASNARFQCRALNINEDLGQIKYVFSDKTGTLTENKMEFQCASIWGVDYNDATANSGKDQVGYSVQVDGKILRPKMKVKADPQLLQLLRSGVDTNEGKHVHEFFLALAACNTIVPLVMDTLDPNVKLVDYQGESPDEQALVYAAAAYGFMLIERTSGHIVIDIQGERQRFNVLGLHEFDSDRKRMSVILGCPDKTFKVFVKGADTTMFSVIDRRLNLDIIRATEAHIHAYSSLGLRTLVVGMRELSASEFKQWHSSFEAASTALIGRAALLRKVAGNIENNLIILGASGIEDKLQQGVPEAIESLRTAGIQVWVLTGDKQETAISIGYSSKLLTRKMTQIIINSSSKDSCRRSLEDAVLMSKKLTMFSGDTHTARGSSGDGVTPVALIIDGTSLVYILDSELEEKLFDLASNCSVVLCCRVAPLQKAGIIALVKNRTADMTLAIGDGANDVSMIQMADVGVGISGQEGRQAVMASDFAMGQFRFLVPLLLVHGHWNYQRMGYMILYNFYRNAVFVLILFWYVLFTSFTLTTAITEWSSMLFSIIYTAVPTIVVGILDKDLSRRTLLTYPQLYGAGQRQECYNSKLFWLTMVDTLWQSLAVFFIPLFAYWGSTIDTSSIGDLWTLSVVILVNLHLAMDVIRWTWITHAAIWGSIIATWICVIVIDALPSLVGYWAVFEVAKTASFWLCLLAITIAAIAPRFVVKFLYQYYRPCDVQIAREAERFGNQSALSPVQIEMNAILDPPRR, from the exons ATGACCTCAAAGCGGCCTCTTTTGATCCCATCTCCAAGAACCCCAAATACGCAAGAGCTCCCTACTTTACCTGtcttttctgattttgtaAATCCCACTTCCGGTCACTCTGGATCGTTTTCCGGGATGGATTCTAAAAACCCAGCTGAGAATTCCCTCAACATTGAACCCGCCTTCAATTCTTCCTCACAGAGAAGCATTTCTTCGATTCATTCCAGGGCTTCTGGCACGAATTCTGTCCGGGAAGTGAGTTTTGGTGATGTCGGATCAAAGCCTGTACGGTATGGGTCGAGAGGAGCTGATTCTGAAGCGTTCAGCATGTCCCAAAAGGAGATGAATGAAGAGGATGTAAGGAACATTTATATAGATGATCTTGGTAAGACACACGAGAGGTTTGAGTTTTCTGGGAATTCAATAAGGACGGCAAAGTACTCAATTATCACTTTTTTGCCTAGAAATTTGTTTGAACAGTTTCATAGGGTAGcatacatatattttcttgtgATTGCTGTGCTCAATCAGCTCCCCCAGCTGGCGGTTTTTGGCCGGGGAGTTTCCATTTTGCCACTGGCATTTGTCTTGCTCGTTACTGCAGTTAAGGATGCTTATGAGGACTATAGGCGGCATAGGTCTGACCGAATTGAGAACAATCGGTTGGCATCAGTTTTGGTTAATAATCAGtttcaattaaaaaagtgGAAGGATATCCGAGTTGGTgaaatcatcaaaattgaaGCAGGTGAAGCTATTCCTTGTGATATGGTACTGCTCTCGACGAGTGACCCAACTGGGGTTGCTTATGTGCAGACTATCAATTTAGATGGGGAATCAAATTTGAAGACCCGGTatgcaaaacaagaaaccctCTCCAGGTTGCCTGAAAAGGAGAAGATTACCGGGTTGATTAAGTGTGAAAACCCCAATAGAAATATATACGGTTTTCACGGATTCATGGAAATTGATGGCAAGAGACTGTCATTAGGACCCTCAAACATTGTACTTCGAGGCTGTGAGCTCAAGAATACTCGTTGGGTCCTCGGGGTTGCTGTTTATGCTGGTCGTGAGACCAAAGTTATGCTGAATAGCTCCGGAGCCCCATCCAAGAGGAGTCGTCTCGAGACCCGTATGAACTTAGAGATCATCATACTCTCGGGGTTTCTTGTTGCTTTATGTACAGTTGTGTCTCTGTGTGCTGCTGTATGGTTGAGACGCCACAATGATAAGTTGGATGACATACTCTTCTACAGGAAGAAGGACTACTCTGAGGGGAAAGTGGACAATTATAAGTACTATGGATGGGGTTTAGAGATTGTTTTCACATTCCTCATGTCCGTCATTGTATTCCAGGTCATGATCCCCATCTCTTTGTACATTTCTATGGAGCTTGTCCGGGTGGGTCAAGCATACTTCATGATCCGTGATACTCAAATGTATGATGAGGCCTCTAATGCAAGATTTCAGTGCAGAGCTTTGAATATCAATGAAGATTTAGGACAAATTAAGTATGTattctcagacaaaactggtACGCTTACCGAGAATAAAATGGAATTTCAATGTGCAAGCATTTGGGGAGTAGATTATAATGATGCGACAGCCAATTCGGGAAAGGACCAAGTGGGGTACTCTGTTCAAG TGGATGGGAAGATTTTGAGGCCAAAGATGAAGGTGAAGGCTGACCCACAGCTTCTACAATTACTAAGAAGTGGAGTGGACACAAATGAAGGCAAACATGTGCATGAGTTCTTCCTTGCATTGGCAGCTTGTAATACTATTGTGCCTCTTGTTATGGATACGTTGGATCCAAATGTGAAATTAGTAGATTACCAAGGGGAGTCTCCAGATGAACAAGCATTGGTTTATGCTGCTGCTGCCTACGGTTTTATGCTTATTGAACGAACCTCTGGTCATATAGTTATTGATATCCAAGGAGAAAGGCAAAG GTTCAATGTTTTGGGTTTGCATGAATTTGATAGTGACCGGAAGAGAATGTCGGTTATATTGGGTTGCCCTGATAAGACCTTCAAAGTCTTTGTAAAAGGTGCTGACACTACCATGTTCAGTGTCATAGACAGAAGATTAAACTTGGACATAATACGAGCAACAGAAGCCCATATTCATGCTTACTCCTCTCTGGGTTTGAGAACGCTTGTTGTTGGGATGAGAGAACTGAGTGCTTCAGAATTCAAGCAGTGGCATTCGTCTTTTGAGGCAGCAAGTACTGCTTTAATTGGCCGGGCTGCTCTACTTCGCAAGGTTGCTGGCAACATAGAGAACAATCTCATCATACTAGGTGCCTCTGGTATTGAGGATAAACTACAACAGGGGGTGCCTGAAGCCATAGAGTCTCTAAGAACAGCAGGGATTCAGGTCTGGGTTTTGACAGGGGATAAGCAAGAAACAGCCATATCCATTGGCTACTCGTCAAAGCTTCTAACAAGAAAGATGACTCAGATTATAATTAACAGCAGCTCTAAGGATTCATGTCGAAGGAGTTTAGAGGATGCTGTACTCATGTCTAAGAAGCTTACGATGTTTTCTGGGGATACACACACTGCCAGAGGAAGTTCTGGAGATGGTGTGACTCCAGTAGCTTTAATTATTGATGGTACCAGCCTTGTTTATATTCTTGATAGCGAACTTGAGGAAAAG CTCTTTGACTTAGCCAGTAACTGTTCTGTGGTGCTTTGTTGCCGAGTGGCTCCATTGCAAAAAGCTGGAATTATTGCCCTTGTGAAGAACAGGACTGCTGATATGACACTTGCAATCGGGGATG GTGCTAATGATGTTTCCATGATCCAAATGGCTGATGTGGGAGTTGGCATCAGTGGCCAAGAAGGTCGACAGGCTGTAATGGCATCAGATTTTGCAATGGGGCAGTTCAGATTCTTAGTTCCCCTTTTATTGGTACATGGGCATTGGAATTACCAGCGAATGGGCTATATGATATTATACAATTTTTACAGGAATGCAGTGTTTgtgcttattttattttg GTATGTGCTCTTTACTTCTTTTACGTTGACAACTGCGATCACTGAATGGAGCAGCATGTTGTTTTCTATAATCTACACTGCAGTACCCACAATTGTTGTTGGGATTCTTGACAAGGACCTAAGTAGAAGGACCCTTCTGACATATCCTCAGCTATATGGAGCTGGTCAGAGACAAGAATGCTACAACTCGAAACTATTTTGGCTAACAATGGTTGACACATTGTGGCAAAGTCTGGCCGTCTTCTTTATCCCTCTCTTTGCATATTGGGGCAGCACCATTGATACATCAAGTATTGGAGATCTTTGGACACTTTCAGTGGTAATTTTGGTTAATTTGCACTTGGCTATGGATGTCATCCGGTGGACGTGGATTACACATGCAGCCATTTGGGGATCTATAATTGCGACTTGGATTTGTGTCATTGTCATTGATGCTTTACCTTCACTCGTTGGCTACTG GGCCGTTTTTGAAGTCGCAAAGACTGCAtcattttggttatgtttgCTTGCAATCACCATAGCAGCAATCGCTCCTCGCTTTGTTGTAAAGTTTCTGTATCAATACTATAGACCTTGTGATGTCCAGATTGCAAGAGAAGCTGAGAGGTTTGGCAATCAGAGTGCGTTAAGCCCTGTACAAATAGAAATGAATGCTATCTTGGACCCCCCAAGGAGATGA
- the LOC18786848 gene encoding uncharacterized protein At1g03900 — translation MQKEEAAPNDQEENEAEALELVLFQVPECYVYLIPPRKSAASYRADEWDVNNWVWEGILKVISKGEECIVRLEDKNTSELYARAFLRKGEPHPVEPVIDSSRYFVLRVEENIDGRLRHAFIGIGFRERTEAYDFQAALHDHMKYLDKKKTAEEMEQKFQQTSLVDYSLKEGETLVLQLKNKSAEIVKSKVSENNSPEKKANQKEPLICIKPPPPPPGPLSPSTGQKSPTNFPPNLNLQGDSNHKASESTEDDSKESISSGNEITQDIPDDDFGDFQTAS, via the exons ATGCAGAAGGAAGAGGCGGCGCCAAATGATCAAGAAGAGAACGAAGCTGAAGCTCTGGAGCTTGTTCTCTTTCAAGTGCCTGAATGCTATGTCTACTTG ATACCACCGAGGAAAAGTGCAGCTTCATACAG GGCTGATGAATGGGATGTAAACAATTGGGTATGGGAAGGGATATTGAAAGTAATCAGCAAAGGAGAAGAGTGCATTGTCAGACTTGAAGATAAGAACACCA GTGAACTATATGCTCGGGCTTTTTTGAGAAAAGGAGAGCCTCATCCAGTGGAACCTGTAATTGATAGCAGCAG ATATTTTGTGCTACGTGTAGAGGAGAACATTG ATGGTCGGCTTCGGCATGCTTTCATTGGCATAGGATTTCGAGAAAGAACAGAAGCATATGATTTCCAAGCAGCCTTGCATGATCACATGAA ATATctggacaaaaagaaaactgcaGAAGAGATGGAGCAAAAGTTTCAGCAAACTTCCTTGGTTGATTACAGCTTAAAAGAAGGGGAGACTCTTGTACTACAATTAAAGAAC AAAAGCGCTGAAATTGTCAAGTCCAAGGTTTCTGAGAACAATTCACCAGAGAAAAAGGCCAACCAAAAAGAGCCCTTGATTTGTAtcaaaccaccaccacctccccCAGGACCACTTTCACCGTCTACTGGTCAGAAGTCTCCCACAAACTTTCCCCCAAATCTCAATCTTCAGGGGGATTCTAACCACAAAGCCTCAGAATCAACAGAAGATGATTCAAAAGAATCAATTTCTTCTGGAAATGAAATCACTCAAGATATACCAGATGATGACTTTGGGGATTTTCAGACAGCTAGTTAA